The DNA sequence ttacccGTAAGTGTgaaccaaataatatatttgtgtagtGCTACTATAAGCTCAATGGAAACTTAGCcacaatatattatgaataaatgataaaccgtatttgttaagatttattcattttacccgagcgaagctaGATTTTCATCTAGTGATTTgatgtatttcttttatattagatAGTACTAGAGGTCGGTCATTGGTCGAAACTCAACTGTCATTTATagctaacaaaaatataagatacattCATTCGAAAGATTCCAATAATGAGGTGTCAAAAACGGCAacgatttttaactttgtcgttAATTATCCTCATCCAAGGAAGTGATCTGTTTGGATTTCACACAAAGTAACTAATAgatcttaaatttttaatctgaagttatatttcaaaaatatcgaCGTTATGTACGGACATTAGTAAAATATGTATCGAATACTGATGTGGACTGTAATAATCGATAGCTTGAGCAGTAATATCAAGTGTTTTAATTCAACAGGTCCTGCAAAAACGAAAGGctgattatttgaaaaatagaaATAACAACGAGGAAACGACACAAGGTTAgtctcattattaaaaaaaaaaggattttcttGCCCTTTCAGCTATGGACTTAACTCTGCTTTTCGctgtgtagatttttttaagtataggtAGGTGGTGGTGGATGTGTAAATAACCTGGTATTCAATGGGATAAATGTAAAACCTAAAATATTGATCTATTGAATGTGTTGATTATTTTACGCTTGAGATTATCAGCTACAATACTTTAAAATGATCTTTATATTCCCATACCAACTTGAGGCATTAGTTGGCagacgataaaattaaaataatttcaaatacattaacACATTCCAGGTCCTAAATTCAAGCCTTTCATGGATCTCCTCCTCGAACTATCGATAGAGAAAGGAGCCTTCAACGATCGTGAGATAAGAGAACACGTGGACACGATGATCGTAGGGGGCCATGATACCTCCGCTAGTGTTCTCATGTACAGTATGTTACTGGTCGGCTCCTACCCTAAAGTTCAAGAAAGAATTTTTGAAGAGTACGTACATTACTtcctcaattattattattactagttaATGAAAAGCTGTACTTTAGAGATTTAACAATTTTGCTTTTTAGTCATAAGTGTACAGAGTTAATTCAACGTACTTACGAGTGCGTAGATCAGATATAGTTTGGAAACTACTGACAGAGACTCAGTAAATACTcttttatattagttatttacaaatatatcttttctatcttttgattttcatattaacctatataaaaatcaagaaaatataaatcattccaaTTTTTTAATCATCGATATTTTCTAATATCACAATGGTTCGCGTTGCTTCAGATTACACGATGTTTTTGGGGACGACGACAGAGATGTAACGAAGTATGATCTCTCGCAGCTATGTTATTTGGAGGCTGTACTAAAAGAAACGATGCGTATTTACCCAATAGTTCCTGTGACAGCTAGATATTTGGACAGAGATGTTAAACTGCGTAAGTATAATTATTCTCATGATGTAAGCCTAATATCcaacgatataatataataaaaggtaaatattgtgtgatttacataagaaaaaaatatttctatgtaaaaaaataagcataGCTTATATGGCCGTATAAAATAGGAGTAGATTCTTTACTACCTACTTTATGGAATGTTCATTCTTAATAAAGtaccataaaaatatagtgTCTCATCAAcctgaataatttataactatattctctgattttatatcattatacaaaataacgGAGGTaggaataatgaaaatgacgacGTGGTCGAATTTTTTGTTTCTAtgaacgatataaaaatatgcatCACACAATACTCAGACCAGAGCCAGAAGATGGATATCCAAATATAGAGAAACTAGCGAGATATCCAGGGTCGCAATGTAAGCTATTCCCTATTGGTAATATTTGTAGTATCTAgttgtataattaattcaaatacaatttgACTTCAATAAAGCACATTTTATGTAACAGGGAGCTGCACCTTGACTGGAGGTCGTACCTGCTTTATGTTTATCTATGGAGTACACAGGCACCCCATGTGGGGGCCAGAAGCCGAAAAATTCAACCCTGAGAGATGGCTAGACCCTGCTACGTTGCCGAAATGTCCAAATGCGTTTGCTGGATTTGGAATGGGAAAAAGAATCTGTATAGGtagttttatagaaatattattaaaacgtattaaatgtatcgtatatattatgtaatatgattgatataaaatataaaagtgctCAGTATTTGCAGTAACGATGATGTCTTCCGGCGATTGCAATGATGTTGTCTACTCATAAGCAGCATACTGCGTAATGATGCGTGCAAAATTAGGTGCACTTCATATTTTCTGACCCGCATCATCCAATAGGACGGTAAATCCGTCATGGTCGAATTCGTATGCTGGACAAAAGGCTTTAAGTGCGTTTTTTCTACGTAATGGCAAGCGGCCACGAGAATGTGAGCACTGCAAACTTATACTCTTGGCCgttattaaggtttttttttaccgAAAAATGCCCAATCCAGCGTTTGAGCCCAATAACCAAAGGATCTGCGGCATTTTAAGGCAATCACTAGACCAGCAGACAACAGAATAGTCGTTTAGACGGGCGTGAAAACGGGACCGTCTTAAGTATACTCTGTTCCAACCAaagaggaaaaaagccaaataaacaacttttgatagcaaattgacgcgatatcattggtcgagagcttgatctATGACATCCACTAtttatttgcgaaaaaattgagTTTTGAACGTCTACAAAActcttatcggaattttggaaattaaagtggatttaagtatttaaatgtaatagtattgtataaaaataaagatacattaattataaacttttaatagtGCACAATAAAGCTGAGATATTagaaaatcgcatgaaatacgtaaatgtaaGGTTTGGTATCTTATTCTACTCCGATTGGAATTTGGAgtcattatgtatatttttgtcgtATCTGTCATGTTTCTCCACACATTATTTAGTGTCGCTTTCAACGCTATATAGCCGCTAAATGACGACACACCTGTTCCAAAAGCCTAATGTTACgcaatatcattttttttccaGGAAAATCGTACGCTTTTATGTCCATGAAGACGTCGTTGGCGCATTTATTCCGACACTATAGACTTAGTGGTGATCATACGAAATTAGAAGTGAAGATAGACGTCATGCTGAAACCTGTGTCGGGATATCATATTACAATCGAAAGgaggaacaaataaaaaaacttggTGGTGAATGTtaagaaaatgtaattgttatataattaaatatctgttacttaaatatagaaactattattatatataaaatggatttgaTTTAGACTCTTAAAATCATAACTCACAAGGACTAGATATACATATACTCTACGTTTGTTACCGTCGTCTTTACCAAACAAAGATCCACCTAGTAAATTATAGCAAGTTGCATAAAGACAAAAATCCATATTACCCCAACTCTCTTCACATTCAGTACAAGAAACTGAACCCACTTCGACGCTAGTTACACAATCACGTCGCAACCTTGTTTTGTAACTGTTTTAAATGCActgaatgtaataaataatagaaaagaaaatataaattagatatatgtTCTGATATGCACACTGGGGTATa is a window from the Vanessa atalanta chromosome 23, ilVanAtal1.2, whole genome shotgun sequence genome containing:
- the LOC125072972 gene encoding cytochrome P450 4C1-like, with amino-acid sequence MLMVVILISVVFGLWAWYLRNNNKNEPPAIPGALPVIGHAHFLIGDSTKLWAIVKELSNISLYVGGVISAYIGPRTIYVITDPDDFLTVSNTCLQKDGFYDFAKPWVGEGLVTGKVSIWKVHRRLLNPAFSQVVLDSFLGVFNKQSRRLVKDLEVEVGKGSFDHWVYTRHNALETICLTALGVDFTDKNVLNSKYVMAAEQMFNVFVDRFQKFWLHSHFIYRWSSLKKKQDEYLKIIHNLSDTVLQKRKADYLKNRNNNEETTQGPKFKPFMDLLLELSIEKGAFNDREIREHVDTMIVGGHDTSASVLMYSMLLVGSYPKVQERIFEELHDVFGDDDRDVTKYDLSQLCYLEAVLKETMRIYPIVPVTARYLDRDVKLRNCTLTGGRTCFMFIYGVHRHPMWGPEAEKFNPERWLDPATLPKCPNAFAGFGMGKRICIGKSYAFMSMKTSLAHLFRHYRLSGDHTKLEVKIDVMLKPVSGYHITIERRNK